A portion of the Bdellovibrionales bacterium genome contains these proteins:
- a CDS encoding rod shape-determining protein — protein sequence MFSNLLGLLSADMGIDLGTANTLVYVKGRGIVLNEPSVVAIATSRGKRQVLAVGDEAKLMLGRTPGNIQAIRPLRDGVIADFEVAEEMIKHFIRKVHNRRSFANPQIIICVPSGSTAVERRAIQESAESAGARRVFLIEEPMAAAIGAGLPVTEPTGSMVVDIGGGTTEVAVLSLGGIVYSRSVRVGGDKLDEAIINYIRRYHNLLIGESTAERIKKEIGSASPPEDGEGRVSEIKGRDLMYGVPKEIVITERQIAESLSEPVSAILEAVKVALENTAPELAADIVDKGIVLTGGGALLRNLDLVLRHATGLPVSVAEDPLSCVALGTGRALEEMHVLKNLLVGGY from the coding sequence ATGTTTTCCAATTTGTTAGGGTTGCTCTCCGCCGACATGGGCATCGATCTGGGTACGGCCAACACGCTGGTCTATGTGAAGGGGCGCGGAATCGTTTTGAATGAGCCGTCCGTTGTCGCTATCGCAACCTCACGCGGCAAGCGTCAAGTGCTGGCCGTTGGCGATGAAGCCAAGCTGATGCTGGGGCGCACACCGGGTAACATTCAAGCCATTCGCCCGCTGCGCGATGGCGTGATCGCGGACTTTGAAGTCGCGGAAGAAATGATCAAGCACTTCATTCGCAAAGTGCATAACCGTCGCAGCTTTGCGAACCCGCAGATTATCATTTGCGTGCCGTCAGGCTCGACGGCGGTTGAGCGTCGCGCGATTCAGGAGTCGGCAGAGTCCGCTGGTGCAAGGCGCGTGTTCTTGATTGAGGAGCCGATGGCCGCCGCGATTGGCGCAGGCCTTCCCGTGACAGAGCCTACGGGTTCCATGGTTGTCGATATTGGCGGGGGCACGACCGAGGTTGCGGTTCTTTCGCTTGGCGGTATTGTCTATTCGCGCTCGGTGCGCGTGGGCGGCGATAAGCTGGATGAAGCGATCATCAACTATATCCGCCGCTATCACAATCTGCTGATCGGTGAGAGCACGGCGGAGCGCATCAAGAAGGAAATCGGTTCCGCTTCACCTCCCGAAGATGGCGAAGGCCGCGTATCGGAAATCAAGGGCCGCGATTTGATGTACGGCGTGCCCAAGGAAATCGTGATCACAGAGCGTCAGATTGCCGAAAGCCTGTCTGAGCCTGTGAGCGCGATTTTGGAAGCTGTGAAGGTTGCGCTTGAAAACACCGCGCCGGAACTGGCCGCCGATATCGTGGATAAGGGTATCGTTTTGACGGGCGGCGGCGCTTTGCTTCGCAACCTCGATCTCGTTTTGCGTCATGCGACGGGTCTTCCTGTTTCGGTGGCTGAGGATCCTTTGTCCTGCGTTGCGCTGGGCACTGGCCGCGCTTTAGAGGAAATGCACGTTCTGAAGAACCTGCTGGTCGGCGGGTACTAA